The Lucilia cuprina isolate Lc7/37 chromosome 5, ASM2204524v1, whole genome shotgun sequence genome includes a window with the following:
- the LOC111677460 gene encoding protein matrimony: protein MEDCRTPTFTTPREFKFNVTPTAMNSTVHSYHDIHNIMANRRSFTPVHNNYRSPGLSPIYPVDTLTHHSSSFMQFKKPTLLTKPVVTYTASPKYGDKTNFLSPCPAFGSNFSTSPSYGTSDVNSKSPQSEDSKNISILDHTLSIKILLKTLGLERYSENFEKAGIDCKYLMDIKSCDLINIGITSREDRKCIMEMFQNIFSTST from the coding sequence atggaaGATTGTCGTACACCGACTTTCACCACTCCTAGagagtttaaatttaatgtaacaCCTACCGCCATGAATTCCACCGTACACTCCTATCATGACATCCACAATATCATGGCTAACAGACGTTCCTTTACACCAGTCCACAACAACTATCGATCACCTGGGCTGTCACCCATTTACCCGGTGGATACACTTACACATCACAGTTCCTCTTTTATGCAATTTAAGAAACCAACCCTGTTGACGAAACCAGTTGTTACTTATACCGCCTCTCCCAAATATGGCGACAAGACAAACTTCTTAAGCCCTTGTCCAGCATTTGGTAGTAATTTTTCTACATCGCCCTCATACGGCACTTCCGATGTCAACAGTAAAAGTCCTCAATCAGAAGAcagcaaaaatatttctattctgGATCATACTTTGagtataaaaatcttattaaaaactttGGGTTTGGAACGTTAcagtgaaaattttgaaaaggcTGGCATAGATTGCAAATACCTTATGGATATTAAATCATGTGATCTTATAAACATTGGTATAACGTCGCGTGAAGATCGTAAATGTATTATGgaaatgtttcaaaatatattttcaacctCAAcctaa
- the LOC111677450 gene encoding exocyst complex component 7 has protein sequence MNNLDTSLQVHSKLEKETSNLVLLRERVDKYHDLSNQMSDILTVFENRLGKLEQTILPVYQETEQLQKRQHNLEATLNCLETVLSHYDVSQEVCNLIHQGPTEGNVGVFTEALDRLRSAMEYFLHHNSQSVELENVTSLFNTGCESLNNHYRLLLKKNGSPLKPVDILDLIYNEDDSSNDEYTSFRQLTQSTREELFTISHWLEQNLRFEYTVNYATERGEVVFRSLQNLKDHQKSSSWGNEALKSRHSGRQDTKKSPSIRLQQIFERKANKLYLKATQTLEQSTGISIKKATSHSEHLSSEEYADGDQELDKYLVMLLGLQRLLNWERALMQEIIPTSKQSDVFAKLAYKSIDMVVKDAEAITNRIMRSISRKEWTSALGIFKTLKNVLLLQPDIDRTYDVQQREQLTKVLNKLQYTGAKALEHFLEVVRGDSTNIVGMSSSTLGYVNVPKDATVHELTSNTIWFIENLLNHYDVIGVILQPDVLYSTQLDTILMKKSLTEEERNKALLAIYIKKALAELNLSIMNKCEQYNDQATKHLFRLNNINYILNSLVTSNLIDIVTIAEPDCRNSYIETIKELKFSYQKTWSKMLSNISPLDELPKPIQGKVKDKDRSILKEKFLTFNKDFEEACKIQRGISIPDVTLRQGIKRDNEEHILPKYNEFFNVYAGVQFSKNPDKYIKFKPHEIKANLNKLFDDSA, from the exons ATGAATAATTTAGATACAAGTTTGCAAGTGCATTCTAAATTGGAAAAG GAGACTTCCAATTTAGTATTGCTAAGAGAAAGGGTGGATAAATATCATGACTTGTCCAATCAGATGTCTGATATTCTAACAGTATTTGAAAATCGCTTAGGGAAACTGGAGCAAACCATATTACCAGTTTATCAAGAAACGGAGCAATTGCAAAAACGCCAACACA ATTTGGAAGCCACCCTCAATTGCTTGGAAACTGTATTGTCCCATTATGATGTTTCTCAAGAAGTCTGCAATCTTATACATCAAGGTCCCACCGAGGGTAATGTTGGCGTATTCACAGAAGCATTGGACAGACTGCGCTCGGCTATGGAATATTTTCTTCATCACAATTCCCAGAGCGTTGAATTGGAAAATGTAACTAGTCTGTTCAACACTGGCTGTGAGAGCTTAAACAATCACTATCGTTTGTTGCTAAAGAAAAATGGTTCACCTTTAAAGCCAGTTGATATTTTGGATCTCATCTATAATGAAGATGACTCATCAAATGACGAATACACTTCTTTTAGACAGTTGACTCAAAGTACAAGGGAGGAACTGTTTACAATTTCCCATTGGCTGGAGCAGAATTTAAGATTTGAATATACCGTGAATTATGCCACCGAAAGGGGAGAAGTTGTATTTCGTTCTTTGCAAAATTTGAAAGATCATCAGAAGAGCAGTAGTTGGGGTAATGAGGCATTG AAATCTCGTCATTCTGGACGTCAGGATACCAAAAAAAGTCCCTCCATACGTTTACAGCAAAT ATTTGAACGTAAAGCAAATAAATTATATCTAAAAGCCACACAAACTTTGGAACAATCAACTggcatttccataaaaaaagcCACCTCTCATTCGGAACATTTATCCTCAGAAGAATATGCTGATGGTGACCAAGAACTAGATAAATATTTAGTCATGTTATTGGGTCTACAGCGTCTTCTAAATTGGGAACGTGCTCTTATGCAAGAAATCATTCCGACTTCAAAACAATCTGATGTATTTGCTAAATTGGCTTATAAATCGATTGATATGGTGGTTAAAGATGCCGAAGCGATAACAAATCGCATAATGCGCAGCATCTCGCGTAAAGAATGGACTTCGGCTTTGGGTATATTTAAgactttgaaaaatgttttactaCTACAACCAGATATCGATCGGACTTATGATGTACAACAGCGAGAACAACTAACaaaggttttaaataaattgcaatacACG GGTGCCAAAGCTTTGGAACATTTCTTGGAAGTTGTTAGAGGTGATTCAACAAATATAGTGGGCATGAGTTCTAGTACTTTGGGTTATGTCAATGTGCCAAAAGATGCCACAGTGCACGAGTTAACATCGAATACAATAtggtttatagaaaatcttttaaatcacTACGATGTCATTGGTGTAATACTACAACCTGATGTACTCTATTCCACACAGCTGGATACAATACTTATGAAAAAATCATTGACCGAGGAAGAGCGCAATAAGGCCTTATTGGCAATTTACATAA AAAAAGCTTTAGCAGAATTAAATCTCTCCATAATGAATAAATGTGAACAATACAATGATCAAGCTACCAAACATTTGTTccgtttaaataatattaattacataCTAAATTCATTGGTCACTTCAAACTTAATTGATATTGTTACTATTGCCGAACCCGATTGTCGCAATAGTTATATTGAAActattaaagaattaaaattttcgtaTCAGAAAACCTGGTCAAAAATGCTATCGAATATTTCGCCTTTAGATGAACTGCCCAAACCAATACAGGGTAAAGTAAAAGATAAAGATCGCAGTATTCTAAAGGAAaagtttttg ACTTTTAACAAAGACTTCGAAGAAGCTTGTAAAATTCAAAGAGGTATCTCAATACCGGATGTTACTTTGCGACAAGGTATTAAGCGCGATAATGAGGAACATATTTTGCCCaaatataatgaatttttcAATGT GTATGCTGGTGTCCAATTTAGTAAAAATCCTGATaagtatattaaatttaagccTCACGAAATTAAGGCTAACCTAAATAAACTCTTCGACGATTCCGCTTAA
- the LOC111677559 gene encoding ras-interacting protein RIP3 isoform X1, which translates to MGCGQSKIHLYPRKSKSKANGKKGGHGDSEAETDEEEGHIEDAENRDRDRTEESEENSNKESGESDEEVSVSLLRARNLSLLQSQEISSSQQNFFRMLDKKIEEGPDYDSNSETEIALEEARLNALVQHWESASLTASMCSSASRSLQTTPVRQTPAKQLTTATRALLPTGLPPQVLNSEFLPHPGTPPTSSQLTAGGTLKLTPSKQITIPQMNSGMLHQISVMPQIPLSINTETSSPNMATVTANTSNALAIMQAPNAQTTPQYMLAIPTGSSPLLGKTGQVSPKRLVDGRLLINTTSPLCSTQQMQPPPPTNPLQQQYITATPPNLQQQQQQTAPLNYVNGGRAPPPNQSAVGMQLAYYGQAATMQQSMQQYSDTITQQQQQQQQQQMQQQQQQYEQTPHSQSQTPSSSSSVGSAAYYGDVMHNAQAPNTEYRFPPAISVQRLAPQVQRQLRETQELIKDSCPQLYAAGYGSPGPPPLRNQAAVTARNHPNNRRPTLETQFSQELS; encoded by the exons ATGGGCTGTGGACAAAGTAAAATCCATCTTTATCCTAGAAAATCGAAAAGTAAAGCAAATGGCAAGAAAGGAGGGCATG GCGATTCAGAAGCGGAAACAGACGAAGAAGAAGGTCATATTGAAGATGCCGAAAATCGAGATCGTGACAGAACTGAAGAGTCTGAAGAAAATAGCAATAAAGAATCGGGGGAATCGGATGAGGAGGTATCGGTGTCCTTATTGAGAGCGAGAAATCTCTCGTTACTACAAAGCCA GGAAATTTCCAGTAGTCAGCAAAACTTTTTTCGAATGCTAGACAAAAAAATTGAAGAg GGTCCTGACTACGATTCTAACAGTGAAACGGAAATTGCTCTGGAAGAAGCTCGTTTAAATGCTTTGGTGCAACATTGGGAATCGGCTAGTTTGACGGCTTCAATGTGTTCCTCGGCCAGCCGATCGCTGCAAACAACACCGGTGCGTCAGACACCAGCCAAACAATTGACCACGGCCACGCGGGCTTTGCTACCAACCGGTTTACCACCACAAGTTCTAAACTCAGAGTTTCTACCTCATCCTGGTACGCCACCCACAAGCAGCCAACTGACGGCCGGTGGTACACTCAAACTAACGCCTAGTAAACAAATAACCATTCCTCAAATGAATTCTGGCATGTTGCATCAAATATCGGTTATGCCACAAATACCCTTAAGTATAAACACCGAGACTTCGTCGCCCAACATGGCCACCGTTACCGCTAATACGTCCAATGCCCTGGCAATAATGCAGGCACCCAATGCACAAACTACGCCACAATATATGCTGGCCATTCCGACAGGATCCTCGCCTCTCTTAGGAAAAACTGGACAGGTTAGTCCTAAGCGTTTGGTTGACGGACGTTTATTGATCAATACGACGAGTCCATTGTGTAGCACACAACAAATGCAACCACCCCCGCCGACCAATCCTTTACAACAGCAGTATATAACCGCTACCCCGCCAaatttacaacaacagcaacaacaaacagccCCATTAAATTATGTCAATGGTGGACGAGCGCCACCACCAAACCAATCGGCGGTAGGCATGCAATTGGCATACTACGGACAGGCTGCCACAATGCAACAGAGTATGCAACAGTATAGTGATACgataacacaacaacaacagcagcaacaacaacaacagatgcagcaacaacagcaacaatatgaACAAACTCCACATAGCCAAAGTCAAACGCCCTCGTCATCATCATCGGTAGGATCAGCTGCCTATTATGGTGATGTCATGCATAACGCTCAG GCTCCTAATACTGAATACCGGTTCCCACCAGCCATTAGTGTGCAACGTTTGGCACCACAAGTGCAGCGTCAACTGCGCGAAACACAAGAACTCATTAAAGACTCATGTCCACAATTATATGCTGCTGGTTATGGTAGTCCTGGGCCACCGCCGCTACGCAATCAAGCGGCTGTCACAGCGCGTAATCATCCAAACAACAGAAGACCTACCCTGGAGACACAATTCTCCCAGGAACTCTCGTGA
- the LOC111677559 gene encoding ras-interacting protein RIP3 isoform X3: protein MGCGQSKIHLYPRKSKSKANGKKGGHGDSEAETDEEEGHIEDAENRDRDRTEESEENSNKESGESDEEVSVSLLRARNLSLLQSHQQNFFRMLDKKIEEGPDYDSNSETEIALEEARLNALVQHWESASLTASMCSSASRSLQTTPVRQTPAKQLTTATRALLPTGLPPQVLNSEFLPHPGTPPTSSQLTAGGTLKLTPSKQITIPQMNSGMLHQISVMPQIPLSINTETSSPNMATVTANTSNALAIMQAPNAQTTPQYMLAIPTGSSPLLGKTGQVSPKRLVDGRLLINTTSPLCSTQQMQPPPPTNPLQQQYITATPPNLQQQQQQTAPLNYVNGGRAPPPNQSAVGMQLAYYGQAATMQQSMQQYSDTITQQQQQQQQQQMQQQQQQYEQTPHSQSQTPSSSSSVGSAAYYGDVMHNAQAPNTEYRFPPAISVQRLAPQVQRQLRETQELIKDSCPQLYAAGYGSPGPPPLRNQAAVTARNHPNNRRPTLETQFSQELS, encoded by the exons ATGGGCTGTGGACAAAGTAAAATCCATCTTTATCCTAGAAAATCGAAAAGTAAAGCAAATGGCAAGAAAGGAGGGCATG GCGATTCAGAAGCGGAAACAGACGAAGAAGAAGGTCATATTGAAGATGCCGAAAATCGAGATCGTGACAGAACTGAAGAGTCTGAAGAAAATAGCAATAAAGAATCGGGGGAATCGGATGAGGAGGTATCGGTGTCCTTATTGAGAGCGAGAAATCTCTCGTTACTACAAAGCCA TCAGCAAAACTTTTTTCGAATGCTAGACAAAAAAATTGAAGAg GGTCCTGACTACGATTCTAACAGTGAAACGGAAATTGCTCTGGAAGAAGCTCGTTTAAATGCTTTGGTGCAACATTGGGAATCGGCTAGTTTGACGGCTTCAATGTGTTCCTCGGCCAGCCGATCGCTGCAAACAACACCGGTGCGTCAGACACCAGCCAAACAATTGACCACGGCCACGCGGGCTTTGCTACCAACCGGTTTACCACCACAAGTTCTAAACTCAGAGTTTCTACCTCATCCTGGTACGCCACCCACAAGCAGCCAACTGACGGCCGGTGGTACACTCAAACTAACGCCTAGTAAACAAATAACCATTCCTCAAATGAATTCTGGCATGTTGCATCAAATATCGGTTATGCCACAAATACCCTTAAGTATAAACACCGAGACTTCGTCGCCCAACATGGCCACCGTTACCGCTAATACGTCCAATGCCCTGGCAATAATGCAGGCACCCAATGCACAAACTACGCCACAATATATGCTGGCCATTCCGACAGGATCCTCGCCTCTCTTAGGAAAAACTGGACAGGTTAGTCCTAAGCGTTTGGTTGACGGACGTTTATTGATCAATACGACGAGTCCATTGTGTAGCACACAACAAATGCAACCACCCCCGCCGACCAATCCTTTACAACAGCAGTATATAACCGCTACCCCGCCAaatttacaacaacagcaacaacaaacagccCCATTAAATTATGTCAATGGTGGACGAGCGCCACCACCAAACCAATCGGCGGTAGGCATGCAATTGGCATACTACGGACAGGCTGCCACAATGCAACAGAGTATGCAACAGTATAGTGATACgataacacaacaacaacagcagcaacaacaacaacagatgcagcaacaacagcaacaatatgaACAAACTCCACATAGCCAAAGTCAAACGCCCTCGTCATCATCATCGGTAGGATCAGCTGCCTATTATGGTGATGTCATGCATAACGCTCAG GCTCCTAATACTGAATACCGGTTCCCACCAGCCATTAGTGTGCAACGTTTGGCACCACAAGTGCAGCGTCAACTGCGCGAAACACAAGAACTCATTAAAGACTCATGTCCACAATTATATGCTGCTGGTTATGGTAGTCCTGGGCCACCGCCGCTACGCAATCAAGCGGCTGTCACAGCGCGTAATCATCCAAACAACAGAAGACCTACCCTGGAGACACAATTCTCCCAGGAACTCTCGTGA
- the LOC111677559 gene encoding ras-interacting protein RIP3 isoform X2, whose protein sequence is MGCGQSKIHLYPRKSKSKANGKKGGHGDSEAETDEEEGHIEDAENRDRDRTEESEENSNKESGESDEEVSVSLLRARNLSLLQSHSQQNFFRMLDKKIEEGPDYDSNSETEIALEEARLNALVQHWESASLTASMCSSASRSLQTTPVRQTPAKQLTTATRALLPTGLPPQVLNSEFLPHPGTPPTSSQLTAGGTLKLTPSKQITIPQMNSGMLHQISVMPQIPLSINTETSSPNMATVTANTSNALAIMQAPNAQTTPQYMLAIPTGSSPLLGKTGQVSPKRLVDGRLLINTTSPLCSTQQMQPPPPTNPLQQQYITATPPNLQQQQQQTAPLNYVNGGRAPPPNQSAVGMQLAYYGQAATMQQSMQQYSDTITQQQQQQQQQQMQQQQQQYEQTPHSQSQTPSSSSSVGSAAYYGDVMHNAQAPNTEYRFPPAISVQRLAPQVQRQLRETQELIKDSCPQLYAAGYGSPGPPPLRNQAAVTARNHPNNRRPTLETQFSQELS, encoded by the exons ATGGGCTGTGGACAAAGTAAAATCCATCTTTATCCTAGAAAATCGAAAAGTAAAGCAAATGGCAAGAAAGGAGGGCATG GCGATTCAGAAGCGGAAACAGACGAAGAAGAAGGTCATATTGAAGATGCCGAAAATCGAGATCGTGACAGAACTGAAGAGTCTGAAGAAAATAGCAATAAAGAATCGGGGGAATCGGATGAGGAGGTATCGGTGTCCTTATTGAGAGCGAGAAATCTCTCGTTACTACAAAGCCA TAGTCAGCAAAACTTTTTTCGAATGCTAGACAAAAAAATTGAAGAg GGTCCTGACTACGATTCTAACAGTGAAACGGAAATTGCTCTGGAAGAAGCTCGTTTAAATGCTTTGGTGCAACATTGGGAATCGGCTAGTTTGACGGCTTCAATGTGTTCCTCGGCCAGCCGATCGCTGCAAACAACACCGGTGCGTCAGACACCAGCCAAACAATTGACCACGGCCACGCGGGCTTTGCTACCAACCGGTTTACCACCACAAGTTCTAAACTCAGAGTTTCTACCTCATCCTGGTACGCCACCCACAAGCAGCCAACTGACGGCCGGTGGTACACTCAAACTAACGCCTAGTAAACAAATAACCATTCCTCAAATGAATTCTGGCATGTTGCATCAAATATCGGTTATGCCACAAATACCCTTAAGTATAAACACCGAGACTTCGTCGCCCAACATGGCCACCGTTACCGCTAATACGTCCAATGCCCTGGCAATAATGCAGGCACCCAATGCACAAACTACGCCACAATATATGCTGGCCATTCCGACAGGATCCTCGCCTCTCTTAGGAAAAACTGGACAGGTTAGTCCTAAGCGTTTGGTTGACGGACGTTTATTGATCAATACGACGAGTCCATTGTGTAGCACACAACAAATGCAACCACCCCCGCCGACCAATCCTTTACAACAGCAGTATATAACCGCTACCCCGCCAaatttacaacaacagcaacaacaaacagccCCATTAAATTATGTCAATGGTGGACGAGCGCCACCACCAAACCAATCGGCGGTAGGCATGCAATTGGCATACTACGGACAGGCTGCCACAATGCAACAGAGTATGCAACAGTATAGTGATACgataacacaacaacaacagcagcaacaacaacaacagatgcagcaacaacagcaacaatatgaACAAACTCCACATAGCCAAAGTCAAACGCCCTCGTCATCATCATCGGTAGGATCAGCTGCCTATTATGGTGATGTCATGCATAACGCTCAG GCTCCTAATACTGAATACCGGTTCCCACCAGCCATTAGTGTGCAACGTTTGGCACCACAAGTGCAGCGTCAACTGCGCGAAACACAAGAACTCATTAAAGACTCATGTCCACAATTATATGCTGCTGGTTATGGTAGTCCTGGGCCACCGCCGCTACGCAATCAAGCGGCTGTCACAGCGCGTAATCATCCAAACAACAGAAGACCTACCCTGGAGACACAATTCTCCCAGGAACTCTCGTGA
- the LOC111677345 gene encoding ATP-dependent RNA helicase dbp2: MFENNQSNMQMSRPAGGGYRDQQQHRGGPMRHGHAGGGMQHKRPTPYGRPQNPQHRNNSSKDQFEGGNANSNNTFASGDRLPNIIWSELTLTPFKKNFYKPCESVAARSQSEVDGYLSTNEITLKGVSIPTPSIDFDEGGFPEYVMSGIKKMGFAKPTAIQAQGWPIALSGRDMVGVAQTGSGKTLAYVLPAVVHINNQPRLEHGDGPIALILAPTRELAQQIQQVANEFGSQTHVRNTCIFGGAPKHYQSRDLERGVEIVIATPGRLIDFLERGVTNLKRCTYLVLDEADRMLDMGFEPQIRKIIKQIRPDRQVLMWSATWPKEVRNLAEEFLDNYIQINIGSLTLSANHNILQIVDVCDENEKDFKLIKLLGEISSEKDTKTIIFVETKKRVDEITRTISRQGWRACAIHGDKSQQERDYVLASFRNGRNAILVATDVAARGLDVDDVKFVINYDYPSNSEDYVHRIGRTGRSNNTGTAYTLFTNSNANKANDLIQVLKEANQVINPRLVDMASSQSRRGGRNNSQGYKKMSSQQSYGGNNNYQQRFNNRPNNNYGRPDQHQAQQHQRPAYSQYPPHHQQPQGSGGYPPRSQNPNTQMTRSNGHQSRFSSAPPSHQAYDNSEEKKSRFGQAPPHQGGGYENYLPKNLAAGGYVQQPPLPTAAYVVPTSSDMYAYPPPPLPVQN; the protein is encoded by the exons at GTTTGAAAATAATCAATCCAATATGCAAATGAGCCGTCCCGCCGGCGGTGGTTACCGTGATCAGCAACAACATCGTGGTGGTCCTATGCGTCATGGCCACGCTGGTGGTGGTATGCAACATAAACGACCAACACCTTACGGTCGTCCCCAAAATCCTCAACATCGTAATAATTCGTCTAAAGATCAATTCGAGGGTGGAAACGCAAATTCTAATAATACATTTGCATCCGGTGATCGTTTGCCAAACATCATCTGGTCGGAGCTAACACTTACTCCGTTCAAGAAGAACTTCTATAAGCCGTGTGAATCGGTAGCGGCTCGTTCCCAGTCTGAAGTCGATGGCTATTTATCGACCAATGAAATTACATTAAAAGGTGTAAGCATTCCAACACCAAGTATTGATTTCGACGAAGGTGGTTTTCCCGAGTATGTTATGAGTGGCATTAAGAAAATGGGCTTTGCTAAACCAACAGCAATTCAAGCCCAGGGTTGGCCAATCGCACTTAGTGGGAGAGACATGGTGGGTGTGGCTCAAACCGGTTCGGGTAAGACGTTAGCATATGTATTGCCAGCCGTGGTTCATATTAACAATCAACCACGTTTGGAGCATGGCGACGGCCCAATTGCTTTGATTCTAGCACCCACTCGTGAACTAGCTCAGCAAATCCAGCAAGTTGCAAACGAATTCGGCTCCCAGACTCATGTACGCAATACGTGTATATTTGGCGGCGCTCCAAAACACTATCAATCTCGAGATTTGGAGCGGGGAGTCGAAATCGTTATTGCGACTCCTGGAAGATTGATTGATTTTCTTGAACGTGGTGTTACTAATTTAAAACGTTGCACCTACTTGGTGTTGGACGAGGCCGATCGTATGTTGGACATGGGTTTCGAACCCCAGATCCGTAAAATTATCAAACAAATTCGTCCCGATCGTCAAGTGCTGATGTGGTCCGCCACCTGGCCAAAAGAAGTTCGCAACTTGGCCGAAGAGTTCTTAGACAATTACATTCAAATCAATATTGGTTCATTGACCTTGTCTGCCAATcacaatattttgcaaattgtcGATGTGTGcgatgaaaatgaaaaagattTCAAACTGATTAAACTCTTGGGTGAGATCTCCTCTGAGAAGGATACCAAAACTATCATATTCGTGGAGACGAAAAAGAGAGTCGATGAAATCACTCGCACAATTTCGCGCCAAGGCTGGCGAGCATGTGCCATTCATGGTGACAAGTCTCAACAGGAACGTGACTATGTCTTGGCTTCATTCCGTAATGGTCGCAATGCCATTCTAGTGGCTACCGATGTAGCTGCTCGTGGCTTAG ATGTCGATGAtgttaaatttgtcatcaaTTATGATTACCCATCTAATTCGGAGGATTATGTACATCGTATTGGACGCACAGGACGTTCAAATAATACGGGAACGGCATACACTCTCTTTACAAACTCCAATGCCAACAAGGCTAATGATTTGATACAGGTCCTCAAGGAAGCAAATcaa gtcATAAATCCCCGTTTGGTGGACATGGCATCGTCACAATCACGACGAGGCGGTCGTAACAACTCACAAGGATATAAGAAAATGTCATCCCAACAATCGTACGGCGGCAATAACAACTATCAACAGCGTTTCAATAACCGACCCAACAACAACTATGGCCGTCCCGATCAGCATCAGGCACAACAACACCAAAGACCTGCCTATTCACAATATCCTCCACATCATCAGCAACCACAAGGCAGTGGTGGTTATCCCCCAAGATCTCAAAATCCCAACACACAAATGACCCGCTCAAATGGTCATCAATCGCGTTTCTCATCAGCTCCCCCGTCCCATCAAGCGTACGATAATAGTGAAGAGAAAAAGTCACGCTTTGGCCAAGCACCACCTCATCAAGGTGGAGGTTATGAAAATTACTTACCCAAGAATTTGGCTGCTGGCGGCTATGTACAACAACCTCCTCTACCAACAGCTGCGTATGTCGTTCCCACATCCTCGGATATGTATGCGTATCCACCACCTCCTTTACCGGTTCAGAACTAA